From Chloroflexota bacterium, the proteins below share one genomic window:
- a CDS encoding helix-turn-helix transcriptional regulator codes for MDQLVREFFSGFIKIHILYHAGKGPIYGLEMIEELRRHGYDLSPGTLYPTLHALEEAGYLVSERNVVGGRVRRYYQLTDRGRQALAVARARIRELTEEVLSDD; via the coding sequence ATGGACCAACTGGTACGGGAGTTCTTCAGCGGATTCATCAAGATCCACATCCTCTACCACGCGGGGAAGGGTCCGATCTATGGGCTGGAGATGATCGAGGAGCTGCGCCGCCATGGGTATGACCTGAGCCCGGGCACGTTGTATCCCACCTTGCACGCGTTGGAGGAGGCGGGGTATCTGGTGTCGGAGAGAAACGTCGTGGGCGGCCGGGTGCGCCGCTATTATCAGCTGACGGATCGAGGGCGCCAAGCGCTCGCGGTGGCACGAGCGCGCATCCGGGAGCTCACGGAGGAGGTCCTGTCCGACGACTGA